The following coding sequences are from one Paenibacillus sp. FSL R5-0912 window:
- a CDS encoding carbohydrate ABC transporter permease, which produces MMGAIALVMLFPIGVTLINSFMSTREIGINYGPVGQMNKVMEGRNDLFANLKWLPDQVSLEQYGKVLMDSPLYLSLFWNSVFLVVPIIAGQTLIAALAAYAFSKLRFRGREFMFLIYVLTMLMPFQVTLVPNYIMAERLGLLNSSVAIILPGIFAAFGVFMLRQFMLDIPYAYIEAAKMDGAGHLRIFYTIIIPMVQPGLAALTILLFVDYWNMVEQPLIFLDDPLRQPLSVYLSNVSSEKGLAFAASAIYMAPMVLLFLYAETYFIEGVQLSGIKG; this is translated from the coding sequence ATGATGGGGGCGATTGCTCTCGTAATGTTGTTCCCGATTGGGGTGACCCTCATTAATTCATTCATGAGTACCCGTGAAATAGGGATCAATTACGGTCCTGTCGGACAAATGAACAAGGTTATGGAGGGGAGAAATGATCTCTTTGCAAATTTGAAATGGCTGCCGGATCAGGTATCCCTGGAGCAATACGGCAAGGTGTTGATGGACAGCCCGTTGTACCTGTCGTTGTTCTGGAATTCGGTATTCCTGGTGGTGCCCATCATTGCCGGACAGACGCTTATAGCTGCGCTTGCTGCCTATGCGTTCTCCAAGCTGAGATTCCGGGGTCGGGAATTCATGTTTCTTATCTATGTCCTGACGATGCTCATGCCCTTTCAGGTGACTCTTGTGCCCAATTACATCATGGCGGAACGGCTGGGGCTGCTGAATAGCTCAGTTGCCATTATCCTGCCCGGTATTTTTGCGGCCTTCGGTGTATTCATGCTCAGGCAGTTCATGCTGGACATTCCGTATGCCTATATCGAAGCGGCCAAGATGGATGGCGCCGGACATTTACGGATTTTCTATACCATTATTATTCCAATGGTTCAGCCGGGCCTGGCCGCACTCACGATTCTGTTATTCGTCGATTACTGGAATATGGTGGAGCAGCCGCTGATCTTCCTGGACGACCCGTTAAGGCAGCCCCTCTCGGTCTATCTGTCCAATGTCAGCAGCGAGAAGGGGCTTGCCTTTGCCGCTTCTGCCATCTATATGGCTCCGATGGTCCTTCTCTTTCTGTATGCGGAGACGTATTTCATTGAAGGTGTCCAATTGTCTGGGATTAAGGGGTAA
- a CDS encoding ABC transporter substrate-binding protein, which translates to MKMKKSWLGMSLAFTTLMTACSPGSSGEASSTGGKTVVTLSVELDTEFYRAVEQKFEKVYPEIDLQIQAYKGIGETMEGPDYEKYLKSTATALLSGKGADIYETGSLPVSEYVNKQLFLNMEDYLKQSQTLKQDNLAMNVLNALKLNGGTYIIPSGYNLRAFIGDGEALKHTNVDDKSWTWQEFNAIVKSMIEAEEKAGSGHRYAISENPPEVLLQEMVVDGYNQFVDSAARTAKFDSPAFIFMMRQIKEMYDDKVMTSKPAEAGNQLFYSAVLQTPADFVNVPYTYFANPKLLHKPHSGSSGAMRIIPTSTFAIQAKSPVADHAWKFIEFLLSEEAQSLQSREGFSLLQSVNDKQLSELQQQVKSGTYKLPSGMPVSVPEGQFKEFQELMNTADNFAMLDFKILSILGEEMGAFFSGQKTAEEVAKLIQNKATTYLNE; encoded by the coding sequence ATGAAGATGAAGAAGAGTTGGCTGGGCATGAGCCTTGCTTTTACCACCCTAATGACTGCATGCAGCCCTGGGAGCAGCGGGGAAGCTTCGAGCACAGGCGGGAAGACGGTCGTTACGTTATCCGTTGAGCTGGACACTGAATTCTACCGTGCTGTAGAGCAGAAGTTTGAAAAGGTCTATCCTGAGATTGATTTGCAGATTCAGGCTTACAAGGGGATCGGCGAGACTATGGAAGGGCCGGATTATGAGAAATATTTGAAAAGCACCGCTACGGCCCTGCTCTCGGGAAAAGGAGCCGACATTTATGAAACCGGCAGCCTGCCTGTCAGTGAATATGTGAACAAGCAGCTATTTCTTAATATGGAGGATTACTTGAAGCAGTCGCAAACCCTGAAGCAGGATAATCTTGCAATGAATGTATTGAATGCCCTGAAGCTGAATGGCGGCACCTATATCATTCCTTCGGGGTACAATCTGAGAGCGTTCATTGGAGATGGGGAAGCGCTCAAGCACACGAACGTAGACGATAAGAGCTGGACTTGGCAGGAATTCAATGCGATTGTCAAATCAATGATTGAAGCCGAGGAGAAGGCAGGCTCCGGTCATCGCTATGCGATCTCGGAGAATCCGCCGGAGGTCCTTCTTCAGGAGATGGTGGTGGACGGCTATAACCAGTTTGTAGATTCTGCTGCGCGGACAGCCAAGTTTGATTCCCCTGCATTCATATTTATGATGAGGCAAATTAAAGAGATGTATGACGATAAAGTGATGACCTCGAAGCCGGCGGAAGCCGGGAATCAATTGTTCTATTCCGCCGTTCTGCAAACCCCGGCCGATTTCGTCAATGTTCCGTATACTTATTTTGCCAATCCAAAGCTGCTGCATAAGCCACATAGCGGAAGCTCCGGCGCCATGCGGATTATTCCGACCTCCACATTTGCGATACAGGCCAAATCGCCGGTTGCAGATCATGCCTGGAAGTTCATAGAGTTCCTGCTCTCTGAGGAAGCGCAGTCCCTCCAGAGCAGAGAAGGCTTCTCCCTGCTCCAATCGGTGAATGACAAGCAGCTCAGTGAGCTTCAGCAGCAGGTGAAGAGCGGAACGTATAAGCTCCCAAGCGGCATGCCTGTAAGTGTGCCTGAAGGGCAGTTCAAGGAGTTTCAAGAGCTGATGAATACTGCGGATAACTTCGCCATGCTGGATTTCAAGATTCTCTCCATTCTCGGAGAAGAGATGGGCGCCTTCTTCAGCGGACAGAAAACAGCGGAGGAAGTGGCGAAGCTGATTCAGAATAAGGCGACCACATACCTGAACGAATAG
- a CDS encoding ABC transporter permease: MRNRASIWNYHIMLLPGILLLVAFSVIPMFGIVIAFQDFQPTLGIFHSEWVGWENFAYMFSLPDSRLILGNTLTIALLKIIAGLAVPFVFALMFHEVANVKFKRTIQTIVYLPHFMSWVILSGVLINLLSLDGIVNQMIGWFGGDPIMFLQSNHWFRVVVVSSDVWKEFGFNTIIYIAALTSINTNLYEAAAIDGANRFQRLTNITIPGLMTTVILLATLSLGNVLNAGFEQILNLYNPIVYESGDIIDTYVYRSGLLEIQYGLATAVGLLKSVVSFILIAASYGLAARFANYRIF; the protein is encoded by the coding sequence ATGAGAAACAGAGCTTCTATCTGGAATTACCACATCATGCTGCTGCCCGGCATATTGTTGCTTGTAGCGTTTAGTGTAATTCCTATGTTCGGGATTGTGATTGCCTTTCAGGATTTCCAGCCTACGCTTGGCATATTCCACTCTGAGTGGGTGGGATGGGAGAATTTCGCTTACATGTTCAGCCTGCCTGACAGCAGGCTGATTCTCGGAAACACCTTAACCATTGCTTTGCTGAAAATTATTGCCGGATTGGCTGTTCCCTTTGTATTTGCGCTCATGTTCCATGAAGTGGCCAACGTGAAATTCAAACGGACCATCCAAACGATTGTGTACCTGCCCCATTTTATGTCCTGGGTCATTCTCTCAGGAGTTTTGATTAACCTGCTAAGTCTGGACGGCATTGTCAATCAGATGATCGGGTGGTTCGGCGGCGATCCGATTATGTTCCTCCAGAGCAATCATTGGTTCCGCGTCGTTGTCGTGTCAAGCGATGTATGGAAGGAATTCGGATTCAATACGATTATCTATATCGCTGCCCTGACTTCAATCAACACCAATCTCTACGAAGCGGCCGCCATCGATGGAGCGAACAGATTTCAGCGGTTAACCAATATTACGATTCCGGGTTTAATGACAACAGTTATTCTGCTGGCGACCTTAAGCCTAGGTAATGTGCTTAATGCAGGCTTTGAGCAAATTCTCAACTTATATAATCCGATTGTCTATGAATCGGGAGATATCATTGATACTTATGTATACCGTTCAGGATTGCTTGAAATCCAGTACGGCCTGGCAACAGCGGTAGGTCTGCTCAAATCGGTAGTAAGCTTTATATTGATTGCCGCGTCCTATGGTCTGGCCGCCCGGTTTGCCAACTACCGTATTTTCTGA
- a CDS encoding carbohydrate ABC transporter permease: protein MIRGTSRTVDIVIYCILTVIAFLSLAPVLNTLAISFSGKVAAMSGEVFFWPVDFNLAAYESVIRDRNFFISFGVSVQRVLLGGVINLLVTVLMAYPLSKSNKHFPGRNIYMWFVIFCMLFNGGLIPWYMTINTYGLLDSIWALVLPTAVPVFNVILLMNFFKGVPKELEEAAGMDGAGAWRTLVTIFIPISLPSLATVTLFSVVGHWNSFFDGMILMNHKENWPLQTYIQQLIISMNSIMNTTDPEEIKRLSNMSSQLLNAAKVMVSMIPIMLIYPFLQRYFVSGIVLGAVKE, encoded by the coding sequence GTGATCCGAGGAACCAGCCGGACTGTTGATATTGTGATTTATTGTATTCTAACCGTGATTGCTTTTCTTTCATTGGCCCCGGTACTGAACACCTTGGCTATTTCGTTCAGCGGCAAAGTGGCGGCCATGTCGGGGGAGGTCTTCTTCTGGCCGGTTGATTTCAATCTGGCCGCCTATGAATCCGTAATCAGGGACCGGAACTTTTTTATATCGTTTGGTGTATCCGTACAAAGAGTGCTGCTGGGCGGGGTCATCAACCTGCTGGTTACGGTGCTGATGGCCTATCCGTTATCCAAATCGAACAAACATTTTCCCGGCAGAAATATCTATATGTGGTTCGTAATCTTCTGTATGCTGTTCAACGGCGGGCTGATCCCATGGTATATGACGATCAATACGTACGGGCTGCTCGATTCCATCTGGGCGCTTGTGCTGCCTACCGCGGTTCCTGTATTTAATGTGATCTTACTGATGAATTTCTTCAAGGGCGTTCCGAAGGAGCTGGAGGAGGCTGCCGGAATGGACGGGGCAGGGGCATGGAGAACGCTGGTGACGATTTTTATCCCCATTTCCCTTCCCTCACTTGCAACAGTCACCCTGTTCTCGGTCGTCGGACACTGGAATTCATTCTTTGACGGGATGATCCTGATGAACCACAAGGAGAATTGGCCGCTGCAAACCTATATCCAGCAATTGATCATCAGCATGAATTCGATCATGAACACCACCGATCCGGAAGAGATCAAGCGTCTGTCCAATATGTCCAGCCAACTGCTGAATGCCGCCAAGGTCATGGTCTCGATGATACCGATTATGCTCATTTATCCGTTTCTGCAGCGGTATTTCGTCAGCGGAATCGTACTTGGTGCCGTCAAAGAGTAA
- a CDS encoding sensor histidine kinase codes for MGRFIRDLRIKHKLFVSYLLVIIVPLSVLGWYSYDQSRNLLVQQARLTLTDNVSEIAANLDYKFGKLSAALDSFTFNSSVVSVFNNDYSDNYYYMYNDLNTIVEPLFNTLMFLNEEIRQLTVYTGNNITERKNTILPIGNVSGEPWFEAAMASGQTQWIKEGPALSAVRRMVGGSGTQYDNLIYLRFDSQDIFAGLTNVVSGDYGVLVENGAEEPVFAYQNGLPPFESAQAAEGRANDFIVISQELSATGWKLVFYMPKDSIGVDAKTILRATILTVGICLLILVPAVWLLSNAFVRRIYRLNRTMKRVTRGDLHVDIIVDSNDEIGELTSRFKDMLQSLNELFNEVYRSKVVQKDAELKALQAQINPHFLYNSLSLINWKAIAIKAYDISKITTTLSKFYRTTLNRGQDVISVHDELENTKSYIDLQLIMHDHSFDVVYEVDPEVLGCQMIKLIMQPIVENAIEHGVDNKREGRGRISLRACFEEDTIVFGIEDNGPGMTRETMDTVLNRQSKSYGLFNAQERIRIYFGETYGITIKSEIGQGTTVEVRIPRREK; via the coding sequence TTGGGCCGGTTCATCAGGGATCTAAGAATTAAGCATAAGCTGTTTGTCTCTTATTTACTCGTTATCATTGTTCCGCTCAGTGTGCTTGGCTGGTATTCGTATGATCAATCCAGGAATCTGCTTGTTCAGCAGGCCCGGCTGACCTTAACCGACAATGTGTCGGAAATCGCCGCCAATCTGGATTATAAGTTCGGCAAGCTAAGTGCCGCGCTGGACTCGTTCACTTTTAACTCCAGTGTGGTGTCCGTCTTCAACAATGATTACTCCGATAATTATTATTATATGTACAATGATCTGAATACCATCGTGGAGCCGTTGTTCAATACGCTTATGTTTCTGAACGAAGAAATCAGGCAGCTGACGGTTTATACAGGAAATAATATTACGGAACGGAAAAATACGATTCTGCCAATCGGCAACGTATCCGGGGAGCCTTGGTTTGAAGCAGCGATGGCAAGCGGGCAGACACAATGGATCAAGGAAGGTCCGGCGTTGTCCGCCGTGCGGAGAATGGTGGGTGGTTCGGGAACGCAGTATGACAACCTGATTTATTTAAGATTTGACAGCCAGGATATTTTTGCGGGCCTGACCAATGTAGTCTCCGGTGATTACGGCGTTCTGGTGGAGAATGGAGCGGAGGAGCCTGTTTTTGCTTATCAGAATGGGCTGCCGCCCTTTGAATCGGCCCAGGCGGCGGAAGGCAGAGCGAATGATTTCATCGTGATCTCCCAAGAGCTTAGCGCAACGGGCTGGAAGCTTGTCTTTTATATGCCCAAGGACTCGATCGGCGTCGACGCCAAGACAATTCTCCGCGCCACCATACTCACGGTCGGGATATGCCTGCTGATTCTGGTGCCGGCGGTCTGGCTGTTATCGAATGCTTTTGTGCGAAGGATCTACCGCTTGAACCGCACGATGAAAAGGGTGACCCGCGGGGATCTGCATGTAGACATTATTGTGGATTCGAATGACGAAATCGGTGAGCTGACGTCGCGTTTCAAGGATATGCTGCAAAGCCTGAATGAGCTGTTCAATGAAGTCTACCGCAGCAAGGTTGTGCAGAAGGACGCGGAGCTGAAAGCGCTGCAGGCCCAGATTAATCCTCATTTTCTCTATAACTCCCTGTCGCTGATCAACTGGAAAGCTATAGCTATCAAAGCCTATGACATCAGTAAAATCACCACGACCCTCTCCAAATTTTACCGGACGACCCTGAACAGAGGGCAAGATGTAATCAGCGTTCATGATGAACTGGAAAATACGAAATCTTATATTGATCTGCAGCTGATTATGCATGACCACAGCTTTGATGTGGTGTACGAGGTGGATCCGGAAGTTCTGGGCTGTCAAATGATTAAGCTGATTATGCAGCCTATTGTGGAGAATGCGATTGAACACGGTGTAGATAACAAACGGGAAGGACGCGGCAGGATAAGCCTGCGGGCTTGCTTTGAGGAAGACACCATTGTATTCGGCATTGAAGACAACGGTCCGGGAATGACCCGGGAAACCATGGATACGGTATTAAACAGGCAATCCAAATCGTACGGACTGTTCAACGCCCAGGAGAGAATCCGTATTTATTTTGGCGAAACCTACGGGATTACGATCAAAAGTGAAATCGGCCAGGGTACAACAGTTGAGGTGAGAATCCCCAGGAGGGAAAAGTAA
- a CDS encoding carbohydrate ABC transporter permease, producing MKNWARKDSSIAWLFLAPSVAGFALFYLIPFGMGVFYSFMDRTVGGQYVGLQNYRELIAGDSFRKAASGTFYFSLVSVPLLIVLSLGLALLLNRSLYGQKWLRTAYVLPLVVPVASIILVWQILFDWNGALNAWLSGFGLARVDWMKTEAARNVIITMYIWKNIGYNVILFLAGLQQIPKDYYETAQIEGAGRLRQFRSITLVYLTSTMFFVVIMSIINSFKVFRETYLIAGPYPHDSIYMLQHFMNNMFLSLDLPKMTAASTLMVGGILIIVLGLFAMERRYRRYME from the coding sequence TTGAAGAATTGGGCCCGTAAGGATTCATCGATTGCATGGTTATTTCTGGCACCCAGTGTGGCAGGGTTTGCACTGTTCTACCTGATTCCGTTTGGGATGGGCGTGTTCTACTCCTTCATGGACCGCACGGTGGGCGGGCAGTATGTGGGACTGCAGAATTACCGGGAGCTGATTGCGGGCGATTCCTTTCGCAAGGCAGCCTCGGGTACTTTCTACTTCAGCCTGGTGAGTGTTCCGCTGCTGATTGTACTGTCGCTTGGGTTGGCGCTGCTGCTCAATAGAAGCTTGTATGGTCAAAAATGGCTGAGAACTGCCTATGTACTCCCTCTTGTCGTTCCTGTCGCCTCCATTATCCTGGTCTGGCAGATCCTGTTTGACTGGAACGGGGCGCTGAATGCCTGGCTGAGCGGCTTCGGTCTGGCGCGGGTGGATTGGATGAAGACAGAGGCAGCGCGGAATGTAATCATAACGATGTATATATGGAAAAACATCGGGTATAACGTGATCCTGTTCTTGGCCGGACTGCAGCAGATCCCGAAGGATTACTACGAAACCGCCCAGATTGAAGGGGCTGGCCGACTAAGGCAGTTCCGGAGCATTACGCTGGTCTATTTAACCTCCACGATGTTTTTTGTCGTCATTATGTCGATCATTAATTCCTTCAAGGTATTTCGGGAGACATATCTGATTGCCGGACCCTATCCGCATGACAGCATCTATATGCTGCAGCACTTTATGAACAATATGTTCCTGTCGCTCGACCTCCCGAAGATGACGGCTGCGTCCACCTTAATGGTTGGCGGCATTCTTATCATCGTACTCGGGTTGTTCGCCATGGAACGCCGCTACCGGCGATATATGGAATAG
- a CDS encoding efflux RND transporter periplasmic adaptor subunit, translating to MEITGVPADRRRKKIIRKAFLLLLGVLLFFTFFSNTLQSLTLPKVTTVKPESRSLEFTLEGSGMLRPVSEAQLLNSSGWKVRQILVKEGDKVKKGQKLILYDSQTAESELQDEITLLDKQKIEQQTLQDQFIQTYLEGDELQIRRARREIEAGKIDQAMQTRKIADLREKLTSEQQLKAPFDGIVTTVNAIPEMLSAGEPDLVISNSSKGYQFDFTADAELLSSLGVSLGEKLEVEVQSSEGPQVRSEQGKVTEIKDVQARIGSSPAEENGKTEEIPQKNVFMVLEDDSLKGGEQVQIKLNKPSLQEGLVVPSKAIHQTGERSYVYKIEEQRGALGNVFVAREVQIRSSTTNGIDSVIQTDSLYEDEMIILESSEPLQDGNRVRLQ from the coding sequence ATGGAGATTACAGGGGTGCCGGCAGACCGCAGGCGCAAAAAAATAATCAGAAAGGCCTTCCTTCTGCTCTTGGGCGTGCTGCTCTTCTTCACCTTTTTCAGCAATACGCTGCAGTCCTTGACCTTGCCCAAAGTGACGACGGTCAAACCGGAGAGCCGTAGCCTTGAATTCACGCTGGAGGGCAGCGGGATGCTGCGGCCTGTGAGCGAAGCGCAGCTTCTGAATTCCAGCGGATGGAAGGTCCGGCAGATTCTTGTGAAGGAGGGGGACAAGGTCAAGAAGGGGCAGAAGCTGATTCTCTATGACAGCCAGACTGCTGAATCAGAGCTGCAGGATGAAATCACGCTCCTGGACAAGCAGAAGATCGAACAGCAAACTCTGCAGGATCAGTTCATTCAGACGTACCTGGAGGGGGATGAGCTTCAGATTCGCAGGGCCAGACGAGAGATTGAGGCGGGCAAGATTGATCAGGCCATGCAGACGCGTAAAATTGCTGATCTGAGAGAAAAGTTAACCAGTGAGCAGCAACTGAAGGCTCCATTCGACGGGATTGTAACCACGGTGAATGCCATTCCGGAGATGCTGTCTGCGGGGGAGCCGGATCTGGTCATCTCCAATAGCAGCAAGGGGTATCAATTTGATTTTACGGCGGATGCGGAGCTGTTATCCAGTCTCGGGGTCTCCTTAGGAGAGAAGCTAGAGGTGGAGGTTCAGAGTTCGGAGGGGCCACAGGTCCGCTCCGAACAGGGGAAGGTTACGGAGATCAAGGATGTTCAGGCGCGTATCGGCAGCTCACCTGCTGAGGAGAACGGCAAGACGGAGGAAATCCCTCAAAAGAATGTTTTTATGGTGCTGGAGGATGATTCGCTTAAGGGGGGTGAGCAGGTTCAGATCAAGCTGAACAAGCCGTCTCTTCAAGAGGGGCTGGTGGTCCCGAGTAAGGCTATCCACCAGACAGGGGAGCGCAGCTATGTGTACAAAATCGAGGAGCAGAGGGGGGCATTAGGCAATGTGTTTGTTGCCCGCGAAGTTCAGATCCGGTCCAGTACCACCAATGGTATAGACAGCGTCATCCAAACGGATAGCCTGTATGAAGATGAAATGATTATTCTGGAGAGCAGTGAGCCCTTACAGGACGGGAATCGCGTACGTCTCCAGTAA
- a CDS encoding extracellular solute-binding protein — protein MRLKKIRVMALLLSMVMMLGLLAACGSSPKEEKAAAPAGSESTNAGGNEPSATAKENDGPFSKYEEPVTVSLGRQGVSGNNLPAGDTLENNKYLKYVEDRLNVKVKYDFSVEDLDAYNQKVTLAISSNSLPDILVVDEQQFKRMAKAGMLADLTELYDQYASPLIKDYYSSYTGDRVLNTGRIDGKLMALPNTNIDGNYQLLWIRQDWLTKLKLEAPRTMDEVKTVIKAFKEQDPDGNGKADTVGLLGDKTVVADGGFFTFDPIFNANHAYPKNWFKDEGGNIIYGSTTPETKQALSELREMYADGLIDKEFLTRKYEDNAGLVSGGRAGILFAPWFGGWALSDAVKANPEADWVPLAVPLDGDGKRNIVPSTPSGTFLVVNKKAEHPEAALKMLSVEYEGIRLIDPVAQELYKDLGVGWLNYPINVQLDYQDSLARDVPIYEKAIQDKKLDGLPARILPRVKAVLKNNENPKQDIPAYADSLAFYTAASITGAKEIVKVEPIFYGKTDAMLKKGANLEKLENETFLKIITGTSPLEEFDKFVETWKSIGGEEITKEVAEAVETP, from the coding sequence ATGAGATTGAAGAAAATTCGTGTTATGGCTTTGCTGCTGTCCATGGTGATGATGCTTGGATTGCTGGCAGCTTGCGGCAGCAGTCCAAAGGAGGAGAAGGCTGCTGCGCCCGCCGGCAGTGAATCCACGAATGCCGGAGGCAATGAACCATCCGCCACCGCCAAGGAGAACGATGGACCCTTCAGCAAATATGAAGAACCCGTTACCGTGTCTCTGGGGAGACAGGGGGTATCAGGGAACAATCTGCCGGCAGGAGATACGCTTGAGAATAACAAGTATCTGAAATATGTTGAGGACCGCCTGAACGTAAAAGTGAAATACGATTTCTCGGTGGAGGACCTGGACGCCTACAACCAGAAGGTTACCCTGGCAATCTCAAGCAATTCCCTGCCTGACATTCTGGTGGTGGATGAGCAGCAGTTCAAGAGAATGGCCAAAGCGGGTATGCTGGCTGATCTGACCGAATTATACGATCAATATGCCTCTCCGCTGATCAAAGATTATTACAGCTCCTATACGGGAGACCGGGTGCTGAATACGGGAAGAATTGACGGCAAGCTGATGGCACTGCCCAATACCAATATCGACGGTAATTACCAGCTCCTGTGGATACGCCAGGATTGGCTGACCAAGCTGAAGCTTGAGGCGCCTCGTACGATGGATGAGGTTAAGACTGTTATTAAAGCGTTCAAGGAGCAGGACCCTGACGGAAACGGGAAAGCGGATACCGTTGGTCTTCTTGGCGATAAAACGGTGGTCGCAGACGGTGGCTTCTTCACCTTCGATCCGATCTTTAATGCCAATCATGCCTATCCAAAGAATTGGTTCAAGGATGAGGGCGGAAACATCATTTACGGTTCCACGACTCCAGAGACCAAGCAGGCGCTCTCCGAGCTGAGAGAGATGTATGCGGACGGGTTGATCGACAAAGAGTTTTTGACCCGGAAATACGAGGATAATGCCGGGCTGGTGTCCGGCGGCCGGGCAGGCATCCTGTTTGCCCCCTGGTTCGGAGGCTGGGCGTTGTCTGATGCAGTGAAAGCCAATCCGGAAGCGGACTGGGTTCCGCTGGCAGTACCGCTGGACGGGGACGGCAAACGGAATATCGTGCCTTCCACACCGTCCGGAACCTTCCTTGTGGTGAACAAAAAGGCAGAGCATCCGGAAGCCGCCTTGAAAATGCTCAGTGTGGAGTATGAAGGTATCCGCCTGATTGATCCGGTGGCGCAGGAGCTGTATAAGGATTTGGGTGTGGGCTGGCTCAATTACCCGATCAATGTGCAGCTGGATTATCAGGATTCCCTGGCACGCGATGTTCCGATTTATGAGAAGGCGATTCAGGATAAGAAGCTGGACGGTTTGCCGGCCCGTATCCTGCCAAGAGTCAAGGCCGTATTGAAGAATAATGAAAATCCGAAACAGGACATTCCCGCTTATGCGGATTCACTCGCCTTCTATACAGCGGCCTCCATCACCGGAGCGAAAGAAATTGTGAAGGTGGAGCCTATTTTCTACGGCAAGACGGATGCCATGCTCAAAAAGGGAGCCAATCTGGAAAAACTCGAAAACGAAACCTTTTTGAAAATCATCACCGGTACTTCTCCGCTTGAAGAGTTCGACAAGTTCGTCGAGACCTGGAAAAGCATCGGAGGAGAAGAAATCACCAAAGAAGTTGCTGAGGCAGTTGAGACACCATGA